A single Anopheles funestus chromosome 2RL, idAnoFuneDA-416_04, whole genome shotgun sequence DNA region contains:
- the LOC125761786 gene encoding uncharacterized protein LOC125761786, giving the protein MLLLKKNLLCWLLLSAILVKTVYCVPTAAVTEADDENDSEWDEDEESSEADDDGRVYKNPRNSPSTECPRDEEQATLLGQKCLRKCSSDEDCKSKKKKCLCDGACGMSCIKPDRECPDLAQPSLGSVTLSGKHFGSRATYTCPHGYHVVGLQSRLCQADGSWAGSEPVCKQNIYCLEPPTIEHARHSALPEQATFDLDSTVQYHCHTGYATAGFPRAKCLAVDGQASWYGPDISCEPRSCGQPPDPAHGWHAGESYTFGGKVTYHCGEGYELVGRAERYCQADGSWTPKELPTCVLVTSVQCPSPENPRNGKAIYTSTSYNSVVSYECRYGYTLVGESSRRCGADKRWTGTLPACKEINCGHPGTLYNGWLENIESGTGLGASIIFRCHPEMLLVGNTSSVCQIDGRWRYPLPQCLAPCVVPSISQGQVIPIEFDIDVNATTVVPTSGSSSKVKHGTVLEVICDEHYEFPFSSLSPPTCNNGTWSVIPRCAPARCKTMPKPPKFGMVLAPKTEHGMRARFKCKDGYNLTAPGGKPIPDPNNYVLICSFGNWTGEMPQCTEVYCQFPGYIPNGKVLLVGNMGLYDYRPYVRKVINNKQIMYECDKGYVIETGPPGATCIGGKWSPTELPICTPGQHPRLRWNRRRRSLDLRMRFHRSNQLKQHYRYLQRKLEEHDAYHQHELVKRAAAPYRGQIPSQRHYTFEDFQRLRAKRSIESNRNAMLRSVFRTAMVRERRELSDAEKAYSKYYERIKTKYRNYVQNLLGFNKARTMAAHDDIHVQDGRWHSYPESDPVSRNRGMQNGRETETGQLVGTPAPSPATRRPRPHKGKQGKARKPKLPPPITVPDINEQSRYRLDFVESAENNRTADHLNENDIYSNYFPPPLTGRYHTSWQFASEVTPSHRNEGNQYRATQYRGRTGNRTEPTVEEDPFALMEKLQSQIIRRKRDTRDVSSSMEETKRGQKANRKALNQTDVDSMDPARKVKFKGPCEPLASEPYTQLEIVRPGKDPNETFGPGTIVRVTCTKGYVSNIINPNATAKCVRGRWKPTKPTCSMKPCFVPSTEHGKYYDASVDLTTIDAVRPTTTSLTPMEMIENGKMINFQCDHGYNTQGPSNLRCWNGEWAVSSLPECLPAPCVLPPIMHAMYQGGYRAGLTIAHGSSVMIQCESGMGSASSVQMDCALGSLTPETINCGYISSRKSRDDDSSSIIVLDGNNVTSSEDENDGRECGPPGKIHGSLVYKNGEQIDEGSDEGFPSGTEITFDCIASITGEQTTWKIICEDGQWIGRSMNCDDDDPLFHRLPSANGSCMFRNNEPHVVSFYNDLEIREDIVEFPPGTTIISRCVDIGKYAMIGTSVRTCVRSEWSGQKPSCFGLNQENDYAMEKPPTILIRHQNGPIAQSNDGKLIVYPGTTVHLECLWMRRFGNPRWNVSHDYRKYPEGWSSDEGRDPQLEFRISIMHAVKDDSGSFTCVTPARHTHTVEVIVKAVHCNEIQVRRGLSASTGETMMGTRVLFSCTNGNALIGTPEISCLPSGNWSAPLPVCESVECGEVPIQPSSNGSAPRVAILSREVGGRAAFSCPPGYGLRGPSEAICLPTGEWGGPFPSCVEVQCFHPGAPQNGYAQGTPPYRAGDVVQFNCNPEYMMQGQPIIACQDNGRWSGGLPKCVQACSYPGTAISGRMSSVKFYYSIGESITFTCDAGLELRGAKMLKCLKNGKWSNAIPTCVNPDAVNVRTDAKGVFKRDN; this is encoded by the exons atgttgctgCTAAAGAAAAACCTTCTCTGCTGGCTGCTCCTGTCAGCCATATTGGTGAAAACGG TGTACTGTGTGCCAACCGCAGCCGTTACCGAGGCGGACGATGAAAATGATTCCGAATGGGACGAGGATGAAGAATCGTCCGAAGCGGATGATGATGGGCGGGTCTACAAGAATCCCAGGAATTCACCCTCAACCGAATGTCCACGGGACGAGGAACAGGCAACGCTGCTG GGTCAAAAGTGTTTGCGCAAATGTTCGTCGGATGAGGACTGTAagagcaagaagaagaagtgtcTCTGCGATGGTGCCTGCGGTATGTCCTGCATCAAACCGGACAGAGAGTGTCCGGATCTGGCACAGCCCAGCCTAGGTTCTGTGACACTGTCCGGGAAGCATTTTGGATCGCGCGCCACGTACACCTGTCCCCATGGGTATCATGTGGTTGGACTGCAGAGCCGACTCTGTCAGGCAGATGGTAGCTGGGCGGGTAGTGAACCAGTGTGCAAGCAGAACA TCTACTGCTTGGAACCACCGACCATCGAGCATGCAAGACATTCAGCACTCCCGGAACAGGCTACCTTTGATCTTGACTCAACAGTTCAGTACCACTGCCATACGGGATACGCTACGGCCGGGTTTCCCCGTGCCAAATGTTTAGCCGTCGATGGACAAGCAAGCTGGTACGGGCCGGACATTTCCTGTGAAC CACGCTCCTGTGGACAGCCACCGGATCCGGCTCATGGTTGGCATGCGGGGGAGAGTTACACGTTCGGTGGCAAGGTGACGTACCATTGTGGTGAAGGATATGAGCTGGTCGGCCGAGCTGAACGCTACTGTCAAGCGGATGGATCGTGGACACCCAAGGAACTGCCGACCTGTGTTC TGGTAACTTCGGTACAGTGTCCATCGccggaaaatccgagaaatgGTAAGGCAATCTACACAAGCACGTCTTACAACTCCGTGGTTAGTTACGAATGTCGCTACGGGTACACACTTGTGGGCGAAAGTTCACGTCGCTGTGGTGCTGACAAGCGGTGGACCGGAACGCTTCCGGCATGCAAGG AAATCAACTGTGGTCATCCGGGCACACTGTACAACGGTTGGCTGGAGAACATCGAGAGTGGCACAGGACTTGGGGCGAGCATTATATTCCGTTGCCATCCGGAAATGTTGCTGGTCGGTAACACATCCTCCGTGTGTCAGATTGATGGCCGTTGGCGGTATCCGTTGCCACAGTGCTTGGCACCGTGTGTCGTACCGTCCATCTCGCAAGGGCAGgtgataccgatcgagttcgACATAGACGTGAACGCAACGACCGTGGTACCGACGAGCGGTAGCAGCTCGAAGGTGAAACATGGCACAGTGCTGGAGGTAATCTGCGACGAGCACTACGAGTTCCCGTTCTCGTCCTTATCGCCACCGACATGCAACAATGGAACCTGGAGCGTAATACCACGGTGTGCACCGGCACGCTGTAAGACCATGCCCAAACCACCCAAGTTTGGTATGGTATTGGCACCGAAGACGGAGCATGGTATGAGGGCAAGGTTTAAGTGCAAGGATGGCTACAATCTTACCGCACCGGGTGGTAAACCAATCCCGGATCCGAACAACTACGTGTTGATCTGCTCGTTCGGTAATTGGACCGGTGAGATGCCCCAGTGTACGGAGGTGTACTGTCAATTTCCGGGCTACATTCCCAACGGGAAGGTATTGCTGGTGGGCAATATGGGACTGTACGACTATCGACCGTACGTGCGAAAGGTAATCAACAATAAGCAGATAATGTACGAGTGTGACAAGGGTTACGTGATTGAGACGGGTCCACCAGGAGCGACCTGTATCGGTGGCAAATGGAGCCCAACGGAGTTGCCGATCTGTACGCCCGGGCAACATCCTCGGTTGCGTTGGAATCGTCGACGTCGGTCGCTGGATCTTCGTATGCGCTTTCATCGATCGAATCAGCTTAAGCAACACTATCGATATCTGCAGCGTAAGCTTGAGGAGCATGATGCTTATCACCAGCACGAGCTAGTGAAGCGTGCTGCCGCACCGTATCGGGGTCAGATCCCTTCCCAGCGTCACTATACATTCGAGGACTTTCAACGGCTCCGTGCGAAGCGTAGCATCGAGTCGAATCGGAACGCAATGCTGAGAAGCGTATTTCGTACAGCAATGGTGCGCGAACGGCGCGAGCTTTCGGATGCCGAGAAAGCGTACAGTAAGTACTACGAGCGGATAAAGACCAAGTATCGCAACTATGTGCAGAATTTGCTCGGGTTCAACAAGGCAAGAACGATGGCTGCACACGATGACATCCACGTGCAGGACGGTCGGTGGCATTCGTACCCGGAGTCGGACCCTGTTAGCCGCAACCGTGGTATGCAGAATGGACGTGAGACGGAAACGGGACAGCTCGTAGGAACGCCCGCTCCATCTCCTGCAACTCGCCGACCACGACCACACAAAGGCAAACAAGGTAAGGCGCGAAAACCGAAACTACCGCCACCGATTACCGTACCGGACATAAACGAACAGTCCCGGTATCGGTTGGATTTTGTCGAGAGTGCCGAAAACAACCGGACGGCGGACCATTTGAATGAGAACGATATCTACAGTAACTATTTCCCACCGCCACTGACCGGACGTTATCATACGAGCTGGCAGTTTGCTTCGGAAGTGACACCTAGCCATCGGAACGAAGGTAATCAGTACCGTGCGACACAGTACCGTGGTCGAACGGGTAATCGAACGGAACCCACGGTGGAGGAAGACCCGTTCGCATTGATGGAGAAGCTACAGTCACAGATTATTAGACGCAAGCGTGATACGCGCGATGTTAGCAGCTCGATGGAGGAAACGAAGCGTGGACAGAAAGCGAACCGCAAGGCACTGAATCAGACGGACGTGGACAGCATGGATCCGGCGCGGAAGGTGAAGTTTAAGGGACCGTGTGAACCGTTAGCCAGTGAACCGTACACACAGCTGGAAATTGTACGCCCCGGCAAGGATCCGAACGAAACGTTCGGTCCGGGTACGATTGTACGGGTGACCTGTACGAAGGGCTACGTGTCGAACATTATCAACCCGAACGCAACGGCAAAGTGTGTGCGGGGTCGATGGAAACCAACCAAACCCACGTGCAGCATGA AGCCTTGCTTCGTACCGTCAACCGAACACGGTAAGTACTACGATGCGTCGGTTGATCTGACGACTATTGATGCGGTACGACCTACGACCACTTCGCTCACACCGATGGAGATGATCGAGAATGGGAAGATGATTAACTTCCAATGTGATCACGGATACAACACGCAG GGTCCTTCAAATCTGCGATGTTGGAATGGTGAGTGGGCAGTTAGTTCTCTTCCGGAATGTTTGCCTGCGCCCTGCGTACTTCCACCGATTATGCATGCTATGTATCAG GGTGGATATCGTGCTGGACTAACCATCGCACATGGTAGCTCGGTGATGATCCAGTGCGAAAGTGGCATGGGAAGTGCATCCTCAGTACAGATGG ATTGTGCTCTCGGATCTCTTACACCGGAAACGATCAACTGTGGATACATTTCATCGCGCAAATCTCGTGATGATGACAGCAGCTCGATTATCGTACTGGATGGCAACAATGTAACTTCGTCCGAGGATGAAAACGATGGTCGTGAGTGTGGTCCACCGGGTAAGATCCATGGCTCACTGGTGTACAAGAACGGTGAGCAGATAGATGAGGGCAGTGATGAAGGCTTTCCGTCTGGTACGGAGATAACGTTCGATTGTATCGCATCCATCACGGGGGAACAGACGacatggaaaattatttgcgaGGATGGACAATGGATCGGACGGTCTATGAATTGCG ATGACGATGATCCACTGTTTCATCGGTTACCGTCAGCGAATGGATCGTGCATGTTCCGTAATAATGAACCGCACGTAGTCAGCTTTTACAACGATCTGGAAATTCGGGAGGATATTGTGGAATTTCCACCAGGGACAACGATCATATCGCG ATGTGTTGATATTGGAAAGTATGCCATGATTGGTACCAGTGTACGTACATGCGTTCGTTCGGAGTGGAGTGGCCAAAAGCCATCCTGCTTTGGGTTGAATCAGGAAAATGATTACGCTA TGGAAAAACCACCGACGATACTGATACGCCACCAGAATGGTCCTATTGCGCAGAGCAACGATGGGAAGTTGATCGTGTACCCAGGTACTACCGTCCATCTCGAGTGTCTCTGGATGCGCCGATTTGGAAATCCACGATGGAACGTTAGCCATGATTATCG CAAGTATCCCGAAGGATGGAGCTCGGACGAGGGTCGTGATCCACAGTTGGAGTTTCGTATTAGTATTATGCACGCGGTGAAAGATGACTCCGGTAGCTTCACCTGTGTTACACCAGCTCGCCACACACATACGGTCGAGGTGATCGTAAAG GCAGTCCATTGCAATGAAATCCAGGTACGTCGAGGACTTTCGGCTAGCACCGGTGAAACGATGATGGGGACACGGGTACTGTTCTCCTGCACGAATGGTAATGCACTGATCGGTACACCGGAGATTAGCTGTCTGCCGAGTGGCAACTGGAGTGCACCGTTACCCGTCTGCGAGAGTGTTGAGTGTGGTGAGGTTCCGATACAGCCGAGCAGCAATGGATCAGCACCGCGGGTCGCCATTCTGTCCCGGGAGGTGGGAGGAAGGGCAGCATTCTCCTGTCCACCGGGGTATGGTTTAAGGGGACCGAGTGAGGCCATCTGTTTGCCAACGGGTGAATGGGGTGGTCCTTTCCCGTCATGTGTCG AGGTGCAATGTTTCCATCCGGGGGCACCACAAAACGGCTACGCTCAGGGAACGCCACCGTACAGGGCGGGTGATGTGGTACAGTTCAACTGTAATCCGGAGTACATGATGCAGGGACAACCGATCATCGCTTGCCAGGATAATGGACGCTGGTCGGGAGGTTTACCAAAAT GTGTACAGGCTTGCTCGTATCCCGGCACCGCCATCAGTGGTCGGATGTCATCGGTAAAGTTCTACTACTCGATCGGTGAAAGCATCACGTTCACTTGTGACGCCGGGCTGGAGTTGCGCGGTGCCAAGATGCTAAAGTGTCTCAAGAACGGCAAATGGTCGAATGCCATTCCGACGTGCGTGAATCCGGACGCAGTAAATGTGCGTACGGACGCCAAGGGAGTGTTCAAGCGGGACAACTAG
- the LOC125761788 gene encoding uncharacterized protein LOC125761788 translates to MGNYCSSGQTKKDKDNVSEKSEESPSYQLADKGKSKANDVKEAPLAAPEVTSDASGTGQISNSSNATNGCNSSNVAGAGGADGARVQPKALQNVQSMTLSDSTTNSPMTVSPPCDIPLVHQNLPQNLTPLYGKPTTNRRTDKYKKIVLYILAADDGFQTEKAMLREVFKTLNQKCQSRGFELHVADLHVLQPKGNSFDVNKWFSGPLEAQGGHELAANCLAEIARQSCDSYLIPVLFLGGTLGDPLLPLTIESQDFVAALQIAERNPSERAILEKWYVLDDKSQPACYRLNATATPPMATEESQKELALLLQTLIDIFSKELRDSYLTTVVEQEINNTVLISQELSKRCIWVQSAVAAPKSEGLSSVEAEMVRRLSNIQNDLKNQLSEKHIIRIPANIAQQQQEQFGTMLDSCLSHEIDSIIDEHVSKYSIPHCTYGVDRRLLSELEEVNRHSRVLNENCANFSTTERVREYLTSARGKPLVVYGSMGAGKSVFMAKLSQNLHTWLPESHLVMRYANLTIQSSDVTGLLGSITEQISVLIKGVPTRCQHTIPSYAGVLKSLLESSKQQITILIDSIDALRDVEELDWLPVTLLDNVKLVLTVSSAGTGQDLANAESVVLQRLRERIGDDSCFLYLTPFTQEQWEDVLCFGGGDIYAANGALQLPECWKKSGEKISIQAKILWWLGWLGITNLSDTSVSHISERVFEILEEKFTAAIVRLIVSLLLASREGLLETEIITLIRNSNLVTGSTTKLWTHFCWKMGPLFLHNKNIIVVDRTLRQVAEKRYEADIKQAHRILYDYYELQPNVFVDKKGKEKCFNYRKIVELPYHKYKLDAVATESAFTNSPYLTDLAWLQDKLIATGCVHILNDIWLVDGTASAGTHVALLKSFIEMHFKALNYDGHQLYSLLRPVLVAERQRAGSPYANSAIVQQWLETIDNSTVPFLERLMLAEDADDKEKQTGDKQPNVGFDLMMNLSIEGYFVISLSTEREEICVWDVAKCRKVRTLTGVPQPSEICPVGDYGVAVLCRREIRIIDLNEGKFKVTLKGVMNQKMPYFGLHDPSHLVCLSRNRMYVNLMNIESGDCVTTFKAGEDRFLNSLLVSGDGRILVCGDETQKPFPLLVWHLSQKKLLYDLRIPHHDFITSLSAITHEGSYVCVVAKELAEPSPNFIVVYDLQSGTLFKKWKPSCNTVSLAISQTNTCVIAGLEDARILIWDLVTGNCRSTLVGHSAPVTLLKIDPTGKILLSSDKEGRDLSIRLWQLDNGNLLAVYTPEERITTCEILSGGSYLALALENRHNLITLKLRSGSDGSEEDRSLVVYGNSEHDGKQFDLKQ, encoded by the exons ATGGGCAACTACTGTAGTTCCGGACAGACGAAAAAGGATAAGGATAATGTTTCGGAAAAATCCGAAGA ATCGCCCTCTTATCAGCTGGCGGATAAGGGAAAGAGTAAGGCAAACGATGTAAAGGAGGCACCGTTAGCGGCACCGGAAGTCACATCGGATGCATCCGGTACGGGCCAAATTTCAAACAGCTCCAACGCTACTAATGGGTGCAACTCGTCCAATGTGGCGGGCGCTGGTGGAGCTGATGGGGCCAGAGTACAACCAAAAGCACTCCAGAACGTGCAATCGATGACGCTGTCGG ATTCCACCACGAACAGCCCGATGACCGTGTCGCCACCATGTGATATACCGCTAGTGCATCAGAACTTACCGCAAAACCTAACACCACTGTACGGCAAACCGACAACCAATAGGCGAACGGATAAGTACAAAAAGATCGTCCTTTACATACTGGCCGCGGACGATG GATTCCAAACGGAGAAGGCAATGCTGCGGGAGGTGTTTAAGACATTGAACCAGAAATGTCAAAGCCGCGGGTTCGAACTGCATGTGGCCGATCTGCATGTGCTGCAGCCGAAAGGTAACAGTTTCGACGTAAACAAATGGTTTAGTGGACCGCTCGAGGCACAGGGTGGCCATGAGCTGGCCGCTAACTGTTTGGCGGAGATTGCACGCCAATCCTGTGACTCGTACCTTATACCGGTGCTGTTCCTTGGCGGTACGTTGGGTGATCCGCTGCTACCACTGACGATCGAAAGCCAGGACTTTGTCGCCGCGCTACAGATAGCCGAACGGAATCCATCGGAACGAGCGATTCTCGAGAAGTGGTACGTGCTGGACGACAAATCGCAACCTGCGTGCTATCGGTTGAATGCTACCGCCACACCG CCAATGGCGACGGAGGAATCGCAGAAGGAACTCGCGTTACTGCTGCAGACGTTGATTGATATATTCTCAAAGGAGCTGCGTGACTCTTACTTAACCACCGTTGTTGAACAG GAAATCAACAATACCGTTCTGATTAGCCAAGAGCTTTCGAAGCGTTGCATCTGGGTCCAGAGTGCAGTAGCGGCACCAAAATCGGAGGGATTATCCTCTGTCGAGGCGGAAATGGTGCGAAGGTTGTCCAACATACAGAACGATCTGAAG AATCAACTTTCCGAGAAGCACATCATTCGGATTCCGGCTAACAttgcccagcagcagcaggaacagTTTGGTACGATGTTGGACAGCTGTTTGTCGCATGAGATCGATTCCATCATCGATGAACACGTGAGCAAGTACTCCATACCGCACTGCACGTACGGTGTCGATCGACGTCTGTTGAGTGAGCTCGAAGAGGTGAACCGACATTCGCGCGTGTTGAACGAAAATTGCGCCAACTTCAGTACGACCGAACGTGTCCGCGAATATCTTACATCGGCACGGGGCAAACCGCTTGTTGTGTACGGGTCGATGGGTGCAGGCAAGAGTGTCTTTATGGCAAAATTGTCACAAAATCTGCACACCTGGCTGCCGGAGTCTCATCTCGTGATGAG ATATGCAAACCTTACTATTCAAAGTTCTGACGTTACTGGACTGTTGGGGTCGATCACGGAGCAGATATCAGTATTAATTAAAGGAGTACCGACCCGCTGCCAGCAT ACCATTCCATCATATGCTGGTGTGCTGAAGTCATTGTTGGAAAGCTCGAAGCAACAGATCACCATCCTGATCGATTCAATCGATGCGTTGCGTGATGTGGAGGAGCTCGATTGGTTACCTGTGACGCTGCTAGACAACGTGAAGCTTGTACTGACGGTTAGCTCCGCTGGCACTGGACAGGATCTAGCGAATGCGGAAAGTGTTGTACTCCAGCGCTTGCGTGAACGGATTGGTGACGATAGTTGCTTCCTGTATCTTACACCATTCACCCAGGAACAGTGGGAAGATGTGCTATGCTTCGGTGGAGGCGATATTTACGCTGCTAACGGTGCATTGCAGCTGCCAGAATGTTGGAAAAAGTCGGGCGagaaaatttcaattcaagCGAAG ATTCTCTGGTGGCTCGGATGGCTTGGCATCACCAATCTTTCCGACACATCCGTATCACACATCAGCGAACGGGTGTTTGAGATACTGGAGGAGAAGTTTACTGCTGCCATCGTTAGGTTGATCGTTTCACTGCTGCTGGCCTCCCGGGAGGGTCTGCTGGAGACGGAAATCATTACACTTATAAGGAACTCTAACTTAGTTACCG gatcaacaacaaaactgtggACACACTTTTGCTGGAAGATGGGACCACTTTTTCTgcacaataaaaacattatcgTCGTCGATAGGACACTACGGCAGGTGGCGGAAAAGCGGTACGAAGCCGACATTAAGCAGGCGCATCGAATTCTGTACGATTACTACGAGCTGCAGCCGAACGTGTTTGTCGACAAGAAGGGCAAAGAGAAATG ttttaaCTATAGGAAGATTGTCGAACTACCCTATCACAAGTACAAGCTCGATGCGGTAGCGACCGAGAGCGCTTTTACCAACTCTCCGTACCTGACCGATCTAGCCTGGTTGCAAGACAAACTGATCGCTACCGGATGTGTTCATATTTTAAACGATATTTGGCTAGTGGATGGTACCGCTAGTGCTGGTACTCATGTGGCGCTGCTCAAGTCATTCATCGAGATGCACTTTAAGGCGCTCAACTACGACGGACATCAGCTGTACTCGTTACTACGTCCGGTTCTGGTTGCGGAGCGGCAGCGTGCCGGTTCACCGTACGCGAACAGTGCGATCGTACAGCAATGGTTAGAGACGATCGATAACAGTACCGTTCCGTTCCTGGAGAGGTTGATGCTAGCAGAGGATGCAGATGATAAAGAGAAGCAAACAGGTGACAAGCAGCCGAATGTTGGGTTCGATCTGATGATGAACTTAAGCATTGAGGGATACTTTGTCATATCGCTCAGTACAGAACGGGAAGAAATCTGTGTGTGGGATGTTGCAAA GTGTCGTAAGGTGCGTACACTCACGGGAGTTCCTCAACCGTCAGAAATCTGTCCGGTCGGTGATTATGGCGTAGCGGTACTATGTCGCAGAGAGATTCGTATTATCGATCTGAACGAGGGCAAGTTTAAGGTGACGCTAAAGGGCGTGATGAACCAGAAGATGCCATACTTTGGACTGCACGATCCGTCACACCTTGTGTGTCTATCGCGCAACCGTATGTATGTGAACCTGATGAACATCGAATCGGGTGATTGTGTGACCACGTTCAAGGCGGGTGAAGATCGGTTCCTGAACTCACTCCTCGTATCTGGTGATGGCAG aatTCTCGTATGTGGTGATGAAACGCAAAAACCTTTCCCATTGCTGGTGTGGCATCTGTCGCAGAAGAAGCTACTGTACGATCTGCGCATACCTCACCATGATTTTATCACCTCGCTGTCCGCAATTACGCACGAAGGTTCGTACGTGTGCGTGGTAGCAAAGGAGCTAGCGGAACCGAGTCCCAACTTCATCGTGGTGTACGATCTGCAGAGTGGCACACTGTTCAAGAAGTGGAAACCGTCCTGCAATACGGTTTCGCTAGCGATCTCGCAGACCAACACCTGCGTCATTGCTGGGCTGGAAGATGCGCGAATTTTAATCTGGGACTTGGTGACTG GTAACTGCCGAAGTACGCTGGTCGGACACAGCGCTCCGGTGACTTTGTTGAAGATAGATCCAACAGGCAAAATTTTACTCTCCAGCGATAAGGAAGGGCGCGACCTGTCTATACGACTCTGGCAGCTCGATAATGGCAATTTGCTGGCCGTGTACACACCGGAGGAACGTATCACGACGTGCGAAATTCTCAGCGGTGGCTCGTACCTGGCACTGGCGCTAGAGAATCGTCACAATCTGATCACACTAAAGCTTCGGTCTGGTAGCGATGGGTCCGAGGAGGATCGTTCGTTGGTAGTATACGGTAATTCCGAACACGATGGTAAGCAATTCGATTTGAAGCAGTAG
- the LOC125761813 gene encoding uncharacterized protein LOC125761813 — MDEVHEKMKNFLINSDTSGIELGEFLVNRFPTPVAPYLALFPPGTNHWMRQRLVNPWKTVPLVFLFLSLLLVALLYPVGNHQSAIGGRRWSLLATLFANEDCILTIPAELQKAFRPPESCGFCRAVHGSVPRLSNVNPAEFARDYAYRGGPVIVTDATTNWTAMERFDYWFFKRVYETHGSGPKAERCQFFPYQTGLRDIREALSLPESRVRYDPGTEPWYFGWSNCDPAIVRVLRQHYQRPYFLPKDSENNAIDWVFMGGPGLGAHMHVDNVRLPSWQSQLKGAKEWILAPPPECFYQCEFLSVVVQTGETIVLDTNKWYHKTNVLPGPISITVGAEYD, encoded by the exons ATGGATGAAGTGCACGAAAAgatgaagaattttttaattaattccgACACGAGTGGCATCGAGTTGGGCGAATTTCTAGTGAACCGGTTCCCCACACCGGTTGCACCGTATCTGGCCCTGTTTCCACCGGGCACCAACCATTGGATGCGGCAACGTTTGGTCAACCCTTGGAAAACGGTACCGCTGGTGTTTCTGTTCCTGTCCCTGCTGCTCGTGGCGCTTCTGTATCCCGTGGGCAACCACCAGTCGGCAATCGGAGGACGGCGGTGGTCACTGCTGGCAACGTTGTTTGCAAATGAAGAT TGCATTCTTACGATACCAGCAGAGTTGCAAAAAGCATTTCGACCACCGGAGAGCTGTGGCTTCTGCCGGGCTGTTCATGGTTCCGTACCACGACTTTCCAACGTAAACCCGGCAGAATTTGCCCGTGACTATGCGTACCGTGGTGGACCGGTTATTGTGACGGATGCCACCACTAACTGGACTGCAATGGAACGCTTTGACTATTGGTTCTTCAAGCGAGTGTACGAAACGCACGGAAGTGGACCGAAAGCGGAACGTTGCCAGTTTTTCCCCTACCAAACGGGGTTGCGAGACATACGGGAGGCGTTATCATTGCCGGAGTCGCGCGTTCGTTACGATCCAGGCACGGAACCGTGGTACTTCGGGTGGAGCAATTGTGATCCGGCAATAGTGCGGGTACTGAGGCAGCATTATCAGCGTCCCTATTTCTTACCAAAAGACTCGGAAAACAATGCCATCGATTGGGTGTTTATGGGTGGACCTGGTCTTGGAGCACACATGCAT GTCGACAATGTCCGTCTTCCATCGTGGCAATCACAGCTGAAAGGAGCGAAGGAATGGATTCTTGCACCACCACCGGAATGTTTCTATCAGTGTGAATTCCTTTCCGTCGTTGTACAAACCGGAGAGACAA TTGTGCTGGACACGAACAAATGGTACCATAAAACGAATGTGCTGCCCGGTCCCATCAGTATTACCGTGGGAGCTGAATACGACTAA